GGCCGGTTACCGGCGGGCGCTCGGCGGGGCAGCGCGCGTCCAGGTCGAGGCCTACGCCCAGCGCCTGTTCGACGTGCCGGTCGTGCCCGGCACCAGCACCTCGCTCCTCAACCTCCGCCAGGACTGGACGTTCGCCGAGCCGCTGACGAACGACGGCGCGGGCTCGAACGTGGGCGTCGAGGTGACGCTGGAGCGCCCCCTCCGCGCCGGCACCTACGGCCTCCTGACGGCCTCGCTGTTCCGCTCGCGCTACCGAGGCGGCGACGGCGTCTGGCGGCCGACCCGCTACGACCAGGGCTACGCCGTCAACGCGCTCGTCGGGAGGGAAGTCCAGATCGGGGACGACCTGCTGGGTCTGAACCTCCGGCTGGCGGCGCTCGGCGGCGAGCGCCGGAGCCCGGTCGACGAGGCCGCGTCGGCCGTGCGCGAGGAGGTCGTGTACGACGAGGCGCGGGCGTTCTCGGAGCGGATGCCGGCGATCTGGCTCGTCGACCTCACGGCGACGTACCGGTTCAACGGGCGGCGGGTGTCGCAGGTCGTCGCGCTCCAGCTCAAGAACGCGCTCGCCGCCCGGGACACGGCGCACGACTACAACCTCCGGCTGGACCGCGTCGAGGAGATCCGCGAGGGGTACCCGCTCCCGCTTCTGAGCTACACGCTGGAGTTCTAGGCGTCGGCCCCCTCCGCCTCGGTGCCGAGGCGGGCAGGGTCAGGCCGTGCGGAGCTGCTCGCGCCAGCGCCACTCGAGGGCGCCCATCCCGCCCACGAACAGCCCCTCGCCGACGAGGTGTGCCAGCCCGAACGGCGACGCCACGCCGGCCAGGGCGACGGCGAATCCCCAACACGCGACGCCCCACGCGAGGTTGGCGAGCGCCAGCAGGACGACGAGCCCCGCCGGCCGCCGGTGGCGCCGGGCGAGCGAGAACGAGAATGCGCCGTAGAGGAGGTTGACGACGGCGAGGCCGACGATGAACGACTGGGGCAGCGCGTACAGCGCGCTCAGCCAGCCCGAGAGCGCCAGCATCGCCGCGCCCGCGAGGCCGGCCGCGGTGCAGTCGATCCAGAGCAGGCGGGCGGGCCAGCGCACGGCCTAGCCCGCGATGTCGGCCTCGTCCCAGGTGCCGTCGGGCGCCCGGTAGACCATGATGGTGTGGCCCCAGAACAGGTCGCCGTCGTCGAACGAGAACGAGGCGCCGCCGTCGGGCTCGATCACGACCGACTGGAGCCGCATCTTGGCGCGGAAGCTCTCGGCCGTCTCGTCTGCGTCGTCGTCGCCGAGCCAGTTGCCATTCTTGTCGTCGAGGAGGTCGGCGACGGCGCGGGCCTCGGCCTCCTCGCGGAGCCGGTCGAGGGCCGCGACGACCCGGTCGGCGGCGTCGAGGTTCGGGCCGTCGTCGTCGCAGGAGACGTAGAGCGTGGCCGGGGGCTCGGCGACCCCGAGGCGACCGGCGTACCAGTGGCGGTAGTCGTCGTACTCGAGCCGCCCGAGGCGGGGGTGGTCGATGGGGGCGTACGTCATCCGTCGTCGGACTCGGCGGCCTCCTGGAGCGAGGCGGCGGTCTGCGTGGCCGTGGCCGTGACGGCCTCGGTAGTGGGGATGCGCGGGGCGTCGTCGAGCGCGCCGCCGTTCGAGTCGATGACCTCGCGGTAGAAGGCGGCGCTGTGCTTGGGCGTCCGCTCCAGCGTCTCGAAGTCGACGTGGACGAGGCCGAACCGCTTCGTCGTGCCCTGGCTCCACTCGACGTTGTCGAACAGCGACCACGCGAAGTAGCCGCGGACGTCGGCTCCGGCCTCGATCGCGTCGCGGACGGCGAGGAGGTGGTCGTGGAGGTACGCGATCCGCATCGGGTCGGGCACCTCGCCGCCGATCGTCTGCGGCGGGTCGGGGAACGCCGCGCCGTTCTCCGTGACGTACATCGCCGGGTCGCCGTACTCGTCCTTCACCCAGACGAGGAGGTCGCGGAAGGCGGGGGCGTAGACCTCCCAGCCCATGTCGGTGTACAGGTGCCGCAGCTGGCGGACGCGCCGCGCGCGCTCGGGCGGGTCGCTGGGGTCGTCCACGCACACGGCGCGCGTGTAGTAGTTGATGCCGAAAAAGTCCGTGTCGGTCTGGATCTCGTCCAGGTCGTCGAGCGGGAGGTCGGGCCACGACGCGCCGAAGACCTCGGGCAGCGCCTCGGGGTAGCGCCCGTGAACGACCGGGTCCAGAAAGATCCGGTTCATGTAGGCGTCGGCGCGGGCCGTCGCCGCGACGTCCTCGGGCCGGTCCGTCGCGGCCACCTTCGGCTCGAGGTTGACCGCGAGGCCGACCGACTCGGCGCCCTCGGCGCGGAGCGCGGCCGTCGCGCGGGCGTGCGACAGCAGGAGGTGGTGCGCGGCCCACGCGCCCTCTTCGTGGACCCGGTGCCCCGGTGCGAGCCCGCCGCGGACGTACCCGCCGTCCATCACCACCCACGGCTCGTTGAGTGTGATCCAGTGCCGGACGCGGTCGCCGAGGCGGTCGTAGACGACGCGGGCGTAGTCGGCCAGCCAGTCGGCCACGTCGCGATTGAGCCAGCCGCCGCGGCGGTCGAGCGCCGCCGGGAGGTCCCAGTGGTAGAGCGTGAGCATGGGCTCGATGCCCGCCTCGGCGAGCGCGTCGACAAGGCGGTCGTAGAAGTCGAGGCCGGGGCCGTTGACGGCGCCGGTGCCCTCCGGCAACACGCGGCCCCAGTTCACGCTGAAGCGGTAGGCCTGGAGCCCGAGCGCCTCCATGAGCGCCACGTCCTCCGGCATCCGGCGGTAGTGGTCGCAGGCGACGTCGCCGGTCTCGCCGCCGACGGTGAGGCCGGGCGTCCGCGCGAAGCGTTGCCAGATGCTGGGGCCGGCGCCGTCGGCGAGGGGCGAGCCCTCGATCTGGAAGGCGGACGTGGCGGCGCCCCAGAGGAAGCGGTCGGGGAAGGGCATGGGGAGGGGCAGGGGAGGGGCGTGCAGGGTACGGAGGCCCGGGCGGCGGAGGCGTGGGCCACGGGCGGAATCCGTGGGCACGGCTCCGGCGGGACGGCCGTTCTCGGGGGCGCCGGTCCCTATCTTGCCCGCCCACCGATCGGGCCGACGTCCCCCCGTGCCCTCTCCCGACACCCCCGCCGATCCCGCTCCGAACGCGGACGCGCCCGACGCGACGCCGGAGCCCGCGCCCGACGCGGACGCCCCCCGTACGCCCGAGGCCGGCCCCGAGGCGGACGGACCCGACGCGTCGGCGGACGACGTCGACGCGCGCGAGACGGTCGCTGAGGCGAACGAGCACGAGGCGGAAGCGGGCGCGTTCGAGGAGGAGCCGTCGCTCCGGGCCCACCTCGCCGAGACGTGGCACTCGACGCCGCCGCTCGTCCGCTGGGGCGCCGTCGCGCTGGCCGTGCTCGTGGTGGGCTGGCTCATCGTGCCGCGCGTGATCGAGGCGACGGAGGGGCCGACGGAGGAAGAGCGCCAGGAGCAGGCCGCGCGCGACCGCGCCATGTGGGCCGCCATGCTTCGCCAGTCCCCCACGGAGGTCGGCGCGGACCCGGTCGCGGGCTCGCTCGGCCCCGGCGACGCCGAGCGGACCGACGACCGCTACGCCGACTACTACGTCCACCAGGCCGACAGCGTCGGCTTCTCGGTCCTCGTGACCTCCGACGCGTTCGCGCCCGACGTGGCGGTCCGCCTCCCCGACGGCACGACCGTGGCCGCCTCGAGCCTCCTCCAGACCGACTCGCGCGCCGAGATCGACGGGCTCCAGGGGCCCGGCCGGTTCGAGATCGTCGTGACGTCGCGGCGTGCCCGCGCGACCGGCGCCTACGAGCTGGCCGTCCTCCCCCAGCACGCCGCCGACTCGGTCTACGTCGACGGCGAGGCCCGGCTCGACACGCTCGGCGGCGGCCCGCGGCGGGCCGGCCGGTTCGAGCGGATCTACGGCGTCTCGACCGACACCGACCTCCCGATCCTCGTCCGCGTCGTGTCGTCCGCGTTCCGGCCGCGGATCGAGCTCCTCGGGCCCAACGGCCGCGTCCGCGACGACTCGTGGTCCCTGGAGCAGATCGCGCGGGGCGACAGCCTCTACGGCGTCGTCGCGCGGTACCTGCCGGGGTGGGAGGCGCCGTACCGGCTGCTCGTGAGCTCGGAGGGCGCGGGCGCGAGCGGTCCGTTCGCCCTTGAAGCCATCAGCGTGCCCATCCGGGACCTCGCCGTCGGCGAGGCCGGCCAGCGGAGCGTGCTCGGCGACGAGAGCTGGCTCCGCGACGGCCGGTACCTCGACACGTACCGCGTCCGCGTTCCGAAGGGTCAGCGGACCACGATCCGCCTGGAGTCGGAGGCGTTCGCACCCGCCTTCCGCGTGTGGCGCGTCCAACGACAGTCCCGCACGGACGTCACGGAGGCCATGAACGAGGCCGGGGCCGAGGCCGTCGAGTACGAGGCGGAGCTCGACGAAGGCGAGTACTACATCGAGGTCACGTCCGGCGGCGAGGATCCCGACGAGGTCCCCGAGGCGCCCGTGGGCGGCGAGTACGGGCTGACGGCCCTCGTAGAGCGTCTGGAACCCCTGGAAGAGGAGCCGTCGACGGGCGAGCCCCCGTCGGGGTCGCGCGTGTTCGCGACGGAGGTCCGGCGGACGGGCGAGAGCGGCGGCGACACCTTCGAGGTCGGCGTGACGAACGTGGCGATCTCGTACCCCGGCACGCGGACGCGCGTCCAGCTCAGCGTGACCGTCCGGTCCATCGACTACACGGGCAACTGGGCGCCGTGGGAGAGCTTCGCCCGCCAGTCCTACCTCGTCGACGACCGCGGCCGGCGCTACACCGTCGCGGTGGGCGAGAGCCAGAGCCCGTCCGGGCCGCGGGCCGAGCCGGGCACGGCCCGCCGCGGGACCGTCGTGTTCTACTACCCCGAGGCCGTCGGCGGGCTCGAGCGCGTCGTGCTCGTGGCGAGCATCGGCGAGCGGACGCTCACGCTGCCGATTCCGATGGAGTAGGGCGTCGGGCCCGGGGATCGGGGAGCGGGCGGAGCGGGTTGGGACGAGTGCGCCCGCCTCGGCGCCGAGGCGGACGGGGCCATCGGCGGGCGTCTCCCTCCACCGTTTCCACTCCTCCACCATGACCGTTCTCGTCACCGGCGCCTCCCGCGGCATCGGCGCGGCCACGGCCGAGGCGTTCGCCGCCGCCGGCCACCGCGTCGCCCTCGTCGCCCGCTCCGCCGAGGCGCTCGACGCCGTCGCCGAACGATGCCGCCAGTGGGAAGGCGACGCCGAGCCGTTCGTCTGCGACGTGACCGACGCCGACGCGGTCGGGGAGATGGCCGAGGCCGTCGTCGCGTGGGCCGGCGTGCCGGACGTGGTCGTCAACAACGCCGGGCTGTTCGAGCCGGGCGGGCTGCTGGAGACGTCGCCGGAGGCGTTTCGCCGCCAGCTCGAGGTCAACGTCGTCAGCGCGTTCCTCGTGACGCGGGCGCTGGTGGGCGGGATGCTCGACCGTGGGTCGGGCCGGATCCTGATGATGGGGTCCGTCGCGTCGGTGCGGGGCTACCCGGGCGGCACGGCCTACGGCGCCGCCAAGCACGCGCTCCTGGGCTTGGCGCGGTCGCTCCGCGAGGAGATCAAGGGCACCGGCGTCTCGGTCACGACGCTCCTCCCCGGTGCGACGCGGACCGCCTCGTGGGACGGCACGGACCTGCCCGACGACCGGTTCATCCCGCCCGAGGACGTCGCCCGCGTGGCCGTCGAGGTGGCGAGCCTGTCGGGTCGGACCGTCATCGAGGAAGTCCTCCTCCGGCCCGACGCCGGGGACATCTAGCGCGCCTCCGGCGTTGGCCGCGCCCACCCCCCGACGACCCATGCCCGACGTCCGACACGAACCCCGCCAGAACCGCTTCGCCGCCTCCGTCGACGGCGGCACCGCCGAGCTCGAGTATCAGCGGGCCGAGGATGTGTTGATCTTCGTCCACACGTTCGTTCCGGAGGCGTCGCGGGGCCAGAACGTCGGAGAGGCGCTCGTCGAGGCGGCCCTCGACCACGTCCGCGAGAACGACCTCCGGATGGTGCCGCAGTGCCCGTTCGTGAAGCACTACGTCGAGGAGCACCCCGACACGCGGGACCTCGTCGCCCGGTGACAACCCGGCTCGCCGCGTCTTCTGTCGCCTGAGGCCCGGGAGCGCTGGAACCGGAGGGGCGGTCGGGGCGAATCTCGGACCCCGCCCGCGCTCCGATGCCCTCGCCCGACACCGCCCTCGTTCTGATCGACGTCATCAACCCGTTTACGTTTGACGGCGCCGAGGACCTCCTCGCCCACGCCGGCCCGGCCGTCGACGCCATCGCGGACCTCGCCCGGCGGGCCCGCGAGGCGGGCGTGCCGGTGGTCTACGTCAACGACCACTTCGGCAACTGGAAGGAGTCCTTCGACGACCTCGTCGAGCGGTGCGCCACCGACGACGTCCCGGGTCGCGAGATCGCCCAGCGGCTCCGGCCCGTCGACGGCGACTACCACGTGCTCAAGCCGAAGCACTCGGGGTTCTTCCAGACCCCGCTCGAGTCGCTCCTCGCCGAGCTCGGCGCGCGGCGGCTCGTGCTGGCCGGGTTCGCGACCGACATCTGCGTACTGGCGACGGCGATGGAGGCGTCGATGCGCGACTTCGACCTCGTCGTGCCGCAGGACGCCGGCGCGGCCGAAACGGCCGCGGCCCACGAGGCCGCGCTCGTCCACGCCCGACGCGTGCTCCACGCCGAGACCCCGCCGGCCTCGGCCGTCGACTTCGGCGTGCCGGCGGAGGTGGCCTGATCGCCTTTCCTATCCCGTCGGAGCCTCGAACTGGCGGAGGTGCCAGGCGACGACGAGCCCGAACGCGGCGCCCGCGAGGGCCAGCGCGACGGCCGTCGGGGCGAACCGCGTGAGGTTGGCGAGGTGGATGGTCGTCGCGACGCCGGCCGCGGCCACGCCGGCCCCGGCCCAGAGCCCGGCCTGGAGCGCGTACTCGCGGGCGCCGTACCCACCGCGGGCGGCTCGACGCGTGGGCAGGATCGCCCTGAGCCGGTCGTAGTCCCAGACGAGCAGCCAGAGGCACGCGAGTGCCATCAGGATCGTGAGCGCGCCGGTCCCCTCGAAGCCGATCGCGTTCGTGATGATCGCGATGTTGAGGATGATCGGGAAGTAGATCACGGCGCCGAGCGTGGCCGTCCTCGGCCAGAGCAGCAGGAGCGCCGCAGCGACCTGCGCCAGCCCAACGGCCCAGTAGAACTCGCCGGCCTGGAAGAACGCGTCGAAGAAGTAGCCGACGGGGTGGCTCGGCGGGAGCGCGGTGAAGGGCTCGCCGCTCAGCTTCTTCAGCCCGGGCGGAATGAACCCGACGGCGAGGAGGACGCGGGTGAAGGCGGTGAACCGCTGGAGGAGCCGGGAGCGGACGAGGCGGGCGTGGAGCCGGTCGAGAGGGGACATGGCGAGAGAGGAAGACCGCGCGGCTACGGCCTCCCTCGTCGCCGGTTACGGGCGGACCGCCCTACGAGCAGCCGACGGGGCCACGCCGCCGGTCGCGCCGGTCCTCGCGCCGGTCGCGGACGTCTTCGCGCCGATCCCGGCGGTCCTCGCGGCGGTCCCAGACGTCCTCGACGCGGTCGAGCGGGCCGGTGTAGCGGCGGGCGTCCCGGACATCTTCCCGGCGGTCCCGGACGTCCTCGCGTCGGTCGCGCCGGTCCTCGGCGCGGTCGCGCACGTCCTCGCGGCAGTCGGCGACGACGGCGCGGGCGGCGGGGCGGACGGCCTGGGCGCTGGCGGGGAGGGCGGCGAGGAAGGGGAGGAGGAGGAGGAGTCGCATGGGAGAGGCGGGCTGGTGATGACGCCAAGAACCGGCCCCGTCCGCCTCGGGCGCATCACGGACCGCCGCCGACGCTGTGGGCGTTCGGTCACGGTTCTGTGTCGGCCGCCCCTCGCATGTCTGATCTCCCCGACCTCGGCGTCCCCCTCCGCTCCCGGTTCGCCGAGGGCACGGGCGTCCGGCTCCACGTCGTCGAGGCGGGCCCGGCGGACGGGCCGCTGGTGCTCCTGCTCCACGGCTTCCCGGAGTTCTGGTTCGGCTGGCGGCACCAGCTCCCGGCGCTGGCGGCGGCCGGCTACCGCGTCTGGGCGCCCGACCAGCGCGGCTACAACCGCTCCGACGCGCCGCCCGAGACGGCCGCGTACACGCTCGACCGGCTGGCCGACGACGGGCTCGCGCTCCTCGACGCGGCCGGCGCCGATCGGGCTCGGGTGGTCGGTCACGACTGGGGCGCCGTCGTGGCGTGGTGGCTGGCGTTGCGAGATCCGGAGCGCGTCGATCGGTTGGCGATCCTCAACGTGCCGCATCCGGTCGCCTTCCGGCAGTTCCTCAGGCGGCCGTCGGTCCAGTGGCTGAGGAGCTGGTACATGGCCTTTTTTCAGATCCCCGCGCTTCCCGAGATCGCGCTCCGTCGGCTCGGAGCGCGGGCGCTCCGGGTGACGAGCGCCCCGGGCACCTTCTCGGACGCCGACCTCGCCCGCTACCGCGAGGCGTGGTCTCGGCCCGGCGCCGCGCGCGGGATGCTCGCGTGGTACCGCGCCGCCGCTCGCTACGGCCTCGGCGACCGGGGCCTCGACCCGACGGTCCGCCCGCCGACGCTCATTTTGTGGGGCGACGCCGACGCCGCGCTCGACGCCCGCCTCGCCGAGCGGTCCGCCGCCCTCTGCGCCGACGTTCGCCTGCGGATGGTGCCCGGCGTGTCGCATTGGGTCCAGCACGAGGCGCCGGCGGTCGTCAATGCCGAGCTGCTGGCGTTCCTCGGCGCGCCTCGAGAGAAGGCGACGGCCGCCCGGCCCTAGGTCCGCCCGCCTCGGCGTCGAGGCGGGCAACGCTGGAGTCAGTCGAGCACGCGGACCGAGAGGTGCGACGGGTGCTCCGGCGACACGAACACGCGGTGCGTGGCGACCTGAAAGTCGTCCTCCGTCGCCTCAGCGATGGGCATGAACCGCTGCGGGTTCCTGTCGACCATCGGGAACCACGTGCTCTGGACCTGGACCATCATCCGGTGGCCGCGCTGGAAGGTGTGGGCCACGTCCTCCATGTCGAACGTGACTTCGGTCACCTCGCCCGGCTCGAAGGGCTCCGGGTCCGAGAAGCTGTTCCGAAACTTGCCGCGCATGACCTCGCCGCGGACGAGTTGTTGGAAGCCGCCCATCGGGACCTCGCAGTCGCCGTCGGGGAGCCGGCACTCGGCGTCGCCCGGGTAGACGTCGATGAGCTTGACGACGAAGTCGGCGTCGGTGCCGGTCGTCGAGACGAAGAGCGTGGCGAAGAGGTCGCCGGCGAGCGTCACGTCCTCCTCCAGCACGGGCGACTCGAACACGAGCACGTCGGGCCGGGTCGAGGCGAAGCGCTGGTCCTGCACCACGTACCGGTCGTCGCGGGTGACGACGATCTTCGGCGTGTGCGGCACGGGCTTGAACGGGTCCGAGACGTACTCCGCGAAGAGCCCCTGCTGCGTCGGTGCGTCGAAGCCGAGCCCGCCACCGGGCTGGAGGTAGAGGCTCGCCGCGCGGGCCTCGCGCGGCGGCCACGCGTCGAAAAAGCGCCACCGGTTCGCGCCGGTTACGAAGATGGACGCCTCCGGAAGATCCGGCTCGCCGTCCCCCTTCAGGTACGCCTCGAAGAACGGGGCCTCGACGTTCTCGCGGTACCACACGGACGTCCGCTGGCCGAACCACAGGTCGCCGTAGCGGTCGCCGTCGCTGCGGGCCCAGCCGCCGTGCCACCATGGGCCCATGGCGAGGTACGTCGGCGTGTCGTTGGCTGCGCCGGCCTGTCGGCGGTTCTGCTCGACGGCGTCGAACGTCTTGAGCGGGCCGTAGAGGTCCTGCGCGTCGAACCAGCCGCCCGTGACGAGCACCGCGGGTCGTACGTCGCGGAGGTGGGGGAGTGGCGTCCGCGCTTGCCAGTAGGCGTCGTACGTGTCGTGCGTGAGGATCTCCTGCCAGAGGTCGTTCTGTCCGTCGAAGAACCGGTCGTTGACGGTGGAGAGCGGGCCGAGGTCGAGGTACCAGTCGTAGCCGTCGGGCGTGCCGTAGTCACGGAAGCTGGGGGCCCGCTCGGTGGTCGGCTCCGGGCGAGGGGCGCCGTACGACGAGACGAAGCTGAACGTGGCCTGGAGCTGGAACGCCCCGTTGTGGCGGCGGTCGTCGCCGAGGTACCAGTCGGTCACGGGCGCCTGCGGCGAGACGGCCACGACGGCCGGGTGCGCGTCGATCAGTGCGTGCGTCGCGTAGAACCCGGGCGCCGAGATCCCCCAGACGCCGACGCGGCCGTTGGTCGGGACATGTTCGAGGAGCCACTCGACCGTGTCGTAGGTGTCCGTGCTCTCGTCGATCTGCCCGGCCGTCTTGGCCGGGATGTGCGGGCGGACGGCCACGAAGTCGCCCTCCGACATCATCTTGCCGCGGACGTCCTGGTACACGAACACGTACCCGTCGCGCATCAGACTCTCCGACGGACCGAGCGAGCTCCGGACCTCGTCGTCGCCGTACGGCCCGACGCCATAGGGCGTCCGCTGGAACAGGATCGGGTACGTGCCGG
This sequence is a window from Rubrivirga marina. Protein-coding genes within it:
- a CDS encoding DUF2262 domain-containing protein, translating into MTYAPIDHPRLGRLEYDDYRHWYAGRLGVAEPPATLYVSCDDDGPNLDAADRVVAALDRLREEAEARAVADLLDDKNGNWLGDDDADETAESFRAKMRLQSVVIEPDGGASFSFDDGDLFWGHTIMVYRAPDGTWDEADIAG
- a CDS encoding GH1 family beta-glucosidase; the encoded protein is MPFPDRFLWGAATSAFQIEGSPLADGAGPSIWQRFARTPGLTVGGETGDVACDHYRRMPEDVALMEALGLQAYRFSVNWGRVLPEGTGAVNGPGLDFYDRLVDALAEAGIEPMLTLYHWDLPAALDRRGGWLNRDVADWLADYARVVYDRLGDRVRHWITLNEPWVVMDGGYVRGGLAPGHRVHEEGAWAAHHLLLSHARATAALRAEGAESVGLAVNLEPKVAATDRPEDVAATARADAYMNRIFLDPVVHGRYPEALPEVFGASWPDLPLDDLDEIQTDTDFFGINYYTRAVCVDDPSDPPERARRVRQLRHLYTDMGWEVYAPAFRDLLVWVKDEYGDPAMYVTENGAAFPDPPQTIGGEVPDPMRIAYLHDHLLAVRDAIEAGADVRGYFAWSLFDNVEWSQGTTKRFGLVHVDFETLERTPKHSAAFYREVIDSNGGALDDAPRIPTTEAVTATATQTAASLQEAAESDDG
- a CDS encoding SDR family NAD(P)-dependent oxidoreductase, whose product is MTVLVTGASRGIGAATAEAFAAAGHRVALVARSAEALDAVAERCRQWEGDAEPFVCDVTDADAVGEMAEAVVAWAGVPDVVVNNAGLFEPGGLLETSPEAFRRQLEVNVVSAFLVTRALVGGMLDRGSGRILMMGSVASVRGYPGGTAYGAAKHALLGLARSLREEIKGTGVSVTTLLPGATRTASWDGTDLPDDRFIPPEDVARVAVEVASLSGRTVIEEVLLRPDAGDI
- a CDS encoding GNAT family N-acetyltransferase, which translates into the protein MPDVRHEPRQNRFAASVDGGTAELEYQRAEDVLIFVHTFVPEASRGQNVGEALVEAALDHVRENDLRMVPQCPFVKHYVEEHPDTRDLVAR
- a CDS encoding cysteine hydrolase family protein; translated protein: MPSPDTALVLIDVINPFTFDGAEDLLAHAGPAVDAIADLARRAREAGVPVVYVNDHFGNWKESFDDLVERCATDDVPGREIAQRLRPVDGDYHVLKPKHSGFFQTPLESLLAELGARRLVLAGFATDICVLATAMEASMRDFDLVVPQDAGAAETAAAHEAALVHARRVLHAETPPASAVDFGVPAEVA
- a CDS encoding alpha/beta fold hydrolase encodes the protein MSDLPDLGVPLRSRFAEGTGVRLHVVEAGPADGPLVLLLHGFPEFWFGWRHQLPALAAAGYRVWAPDQRGYNRSDAPPETAAYTLDRLADDGLALLDAAGADRARVVGHDWGAVVAWWLALRDPERVDRLAILNVPHPVAFRQFLRRPSVQWLRSWYMAFFQIPALPEIALRRLGARALRVTSAPGTFSDADLARYREAWSRPGAARGMLAWYRAAARYGLGDRGLDPTVRPPTLILWGDADAALDARLAERSAALCADVRLRMVPGVSHWVQHEAPAVVNAELLAFLGAPREKATAARP
- a CDS encoding CocE/NonD family hydrolase, yielding MLPVRRLALFVLALALMPAADAQADWVRQHYTKMERMVPMRDGVRLFTSIYVPKAPGTYPILFQRTPYGVGPYGDDEVRSSLGPSESLMRDGYVFVYQDVRGKMMSEGDFVAVRPHIPAKTAGQIDESTDTYDTVEWLLEHVPTNGRVGVWGISAPGFYATHALIDAHPAVVAVSPQAPVTDWYLGDDRRHNGAFQLQATFSFVSSYGAPRPEPTTERAPSFRDYGTPDGYDWYLDLGPLSTVNDRFFDGQNDLWQEILTHDTYDAYWQARTPLPHLRDVRPAVLVTGGWFDAQDLYGPLKTFDAVEQNRRQAGAANDTPTYLAMGPWWHGGWARSDGDRYGDLWFGQRTSVWYRENVEAPFFEAYLKGDGEPDLPEASIFVTGANRWRFFDAWPPREARAASLYLQPGGGLGFDAPTQQGLFAEYVSDPFKPVPHTPKIVVTRDDRYVVQDQRFASTRPDVLVFESPVLEEDVTLAGDLFATLFVSTTGTDADFVVKLIDVYPGDAECRLPDGDCEVPMGGFQQLVRGEVMRGKFRNSFSDPEPFEPGEVTEVTFDMEDVAHTFQRGHRMMVQVQSTWFPMVDRNPQRFMPIAEATEDDFQVATHRVFVSPEHPSHLSVRVLD